A window of the Cucurbita pepo subsp. pepo cultivar mu-cu-16 chromosome LG01, ASM280686v2, whole genome shotgun sequence genome harbors these coding sequences:
- the LOC111795704 gene encoding uncharacterized protein LOC111795704: protein MLEPEFCASRIQSPFREESWDEELSVLPRHTKVIVTGNNRTKSVLLGLQGVVKKAVGLGGWHWLVLKNGVEVKLQRNALSVLEHPTGNKNDDHDLDNSSCSSDMGEKDNDLSSSIVFHKLSKQKVRQIRPWAPSSSAKPTGRGSCGEIQSIHMPKLVTRVKLGKLGTESLWRYIRHFNLVNSISNASRDQILHVVQRHFALQTSLNEASVMTEFIRTVKRRRE, encoded by the exons ATGCTGGAACCGGAGTTTTGTGCTTCTAGAATTCAGTCTCCTTTTCGTGAGGAGAGTTGGGATGAAGAGCTTTCAGTTCTTCCAAGGCACACTAAAGTTATTGTCACTGGAAATAACAGAACAAAGTCTGTTTTACTGGGATTGCAAGGCGTAGTTAAGAAGGCTGTTGGCCTTGGAGGCTGGCATTGGCTG GTTTTGAAAAATGGGGTTGAAGTGAAGCTGCAAAGGAATGCACTGAGTGTGCTGGAACATCCCAcaggaaacaaaaatgatgATCATGATTTGGACAACTCAAGTTGTAGCTCCGACATGGGTGAGAAGGACAATGATCTGT CTAGCAGCATTGTTTTCCACAAACTTAGCAAACAAAAAGTGAGGCAAATTAGGCCATGGGCTCCATCTTCATCGGCAAAGCCAACAGGTCGGGGCAGCTGTGGGGAAATTCAATCTATTCACATGCCGAAGCTGGTCACG CGGGTGAAACTGGGGAAACTAGGAACAGAATCTTTGTGGAGATACATCAGGCACTTCAATCTA GTGAATAGCATTTCAAATGCTTCAAGGGACCAAATCCTTCACGTTGTGCAGCGACATTTTGCATTACag ACGAGCTTGAACGAGGCATCGGTGATGACTGAATTCATTCGCACTGTTAAGAGACGAAGGGAGTGA
- the LOC111804668 gene encoding uncharacterized protein LOC111804668, with the protein MKKPPPPPPPPFRPAVSPTFRPLPKLLIFLILFLSVTYIVYTFKLLSSDEPCPDESIRISSISSPPIFIRNRTFPNFPLKPHAETEIQDIVFGIASSAKLWEQRKEYIKLWFDPRKMRGVVWMDEPVGTKAEEAELLPPVMVSEDTTGFAYRNRQGKRSAIRIARIVAETVRLGVENVRWVVMGDDDTVFVTENLVRVLRKYDHKGFYYIGSSSESHLQNIQLSYGMAYGGGGFAISYPLAKALEKILDGCLERYPTLYGSDDRIQACMAELGVPLSKELGFHQCDVYGNLFGLLAAHPVTPLVSLHHLDIVEPIFPDATRLEGLQRLIVPMQLDSAALMQQSICYNRAKGWTISISWGFTVQIFRGIFLAREIELPSRTFLNWYRKADYTAYAFNTRPVTRNPCQKPFIFYFSNATFNSSGGVTVSEYMRDRVAHPFCKWKMPDPAELHMVMVFKKPNPSLWDSAPRRNCCRVLGMEKEGVLGVDVGTCREGEFVD; encoded by the exons ATGAAGAagcctcctccgccgccgcctccgccCTTTCGACCCGCCGTCTCCCCTACATTCCGACCACTCCCCAAGCTCTTAATCTTTCTCATCTTATTCCTCTCCGTCACTTACATCGTTTATACCTTCAAGCTTCTCTCTTCTGACGAGCCCTGCCCTGATGAATCCATCAGAATTTCATCAATTTCGTCGCCACCCATCTTCATCAGAAACCGAACATTCCCAAATTTCCCGCTGAAACCACACGCCGAGACCGAAATCCAAGACATTGTGTTTGGAATCGCGTCATCGGCGAAGCTGTGGGAGCAGAGGAAAGAGTACATAAAGCTCTGGTTTGACCCCAGAAAAATGAGGGGGGTGGTGTGGATGGACGAGCCGGTGGGAACAAAAGCAGAGGAGGCGGAATTGCTGCCGCCAGTTATGGTGTCGGAGGACACGACGGGGTTCGCGTACCGGAATAGACAGGGGAAGCGGTCGGCGATAAGGATAGCGAGGATAGTAGCGGAGACGGTGAGGCTAGGAGTGGAGAATGTGAGGTGGGTGGTGATGGGGGATGATGACACGGTGTTTGTCACGGAGAATTTGGTGAGAGTGCTGAGGAAATATGATCATAAGGGGTTTTATTACATCGGAAGCTCGTCGGAGAGCCATTTGCAGAACATTCAGCTGTCGTATGGAATGGCATACGGCGGAGGAGGATTCGCGATCAGTTATCCGTTGGCGAAGGCATTGGAGAAGATACTGGACGGTTGTTTGGAGAGATATCCGACGCTTTATGGCTCCGATGATCGGATTCAGGCTTGTATGGCGGAGCTCGGCGTCCCTCTCTCTAAGGAACTTGGCTTCCATCAG TGCGATGTCTATGGCAACCTATTCGGGCTACTAGCAGCACATCCAGTAACTCCATTAGTATCCCTCCATCACCTCGACATCGTCGAGCCCATTTTCCCGGACGCAACAAGGCTCGAAGGTCTCCAACGCCTCATTGTTCCAATGCAGCTAGACTCGGCAGCCCTGATGCAGCAATCCATCTGCTACAACCGAGCCAAGGGGTGGACAATCTCCATTTCCTGGGGCTTCACAGTCCAAATATTCCGAGGCATTTTCTTGGCTCGAGAGATCGAATTGCCATCGAGAACGTTCTTGAATTGGTATCGAAAAGCGGATTACACTGCTTATGCATTCAACACACGCCCTGTTACCAGAAACCCGTGCCAGAAGCCCTTCATCTTCTACTTTTCAAATGCCACATTCAACTCCTCTGGTGGGGTTACTGTGAGTGAGTATATGAGAGACCGTGTGGCTCATCCCTTTTGCAAGTGGAAGATGCCTGATCCTGCTGAGCTTCATATGGTCATGGTGTTTAAGAAGCCCAACCCCAGCCTTTGGGATTCT GCCCCAAGGAGGAATTGCTGCAGAGTGTTGGGGATGGAGAAGGAAGGAGTGTTGGGTGTTGATGTGGGGACTTGCAGGGAAGGGGAGTTCGTTGACTAA
- the LOC111804733 gene encoding protein SPIRAL1-like 5, with amino-acid sequence MSRGGSYGGGRSSLGYLFGNDDEPRKPQVSKVVLPPPYGIDINPDDQNNPSPSPKQAASNNYPRAHGQNSGNFITDRPSTKVKSVPGGDSSLGYLFGDK; translated from the exons ATGAGCAGAGGTGGAAGCTATGGCGGTGGAAGAAGCTCGTTGGGGTATCTTTTTGGAAACGACGATGAACCCAGAAAGCCTCAAGTCTCAAAAGTggttcttcctcctccttaTGGAATTGATATCAACCCTGATGACCAAAACAACCCTTCCCCCTCTCCAAAACAAGCTGCCTCCAACAATTATCCCCGAGCTCATGGCCAAAACTCGGGCAACTTCATCACG gatcgcccATCAACCAAGGTCAAATCTGTTCCTGGTGGTGATTCATCGCTAGGGTATCTGTTTGGAGATAAGTGA